From the genome of Ictalurus punctatus breed USDA103 chromosome 28, Coco_2.0, whole genome shotgun sequence, one region includes:
- the ciz1a gene encoding cdkn1a interacting zinc finger protein 1a isoform X2: MFNPHHHHHQHQQQQQQQQQFHQHLRQLQQLFQQQTPPPPPPPPPPPPQPPPTHHIPHHHGGGRQMTVQAPAPPPSRMVNLCSATQTIIAPNPMLQGALLMQQMQGGMRSFAMGGQQFQQFFTAGSRSSILGPVPLGVAIKTPHMGFPPRHFHPHARYFNNDFHSRQPDRKRENEHRPAIGPDSQLGASSSRDETTAVADVSSQSSTQQPDEPAAKKPRTAGPNDPLETEASQSTEYERTSEDPDTAEEDGTVAGSEAAEALEQSRAAEQGEGPESSLRDTDQQSGSSQSEPAGSVTVADDKDDTTRSSDGARGGGGGGETASKFCCYICNITCHNQQNFQSHMNGLAHQQRMMEIQHMSNACLVTLLPRVQESLQGSRKDGEKRPGLQRWCSICKIHFTTNVMDHCKTREHKIFSRSSSPSCTVCKQQFTTSREFIEHMQSAEHKQRTEQVLKETGKGNLDEFGLEVYTMGTVEGMDSDEDEKADEENGQEGLPIQMEVTLEDMTEEEEFDSDTVYGSNFVIPVAGFLCRLCNEFYHYEASARHSHCKTRQHFENLKRYKALNIQEASALQTSESDCTSEDHQTKDTESPSSSSLSDPAVSNSRLVSTGAATDQGSIITTTTTTTTTTTSKGSNSSSSISSVPPSPNQQPASGSPTRSRETEEDAVTEEPDEEDDVLSGVPEEKTSRGRGRTPTKKRGRGGRRR; the protein is encoded by the exons ATGTTCAACCcgcaccatcaccatcaccagcaccagcagcagcaacagcagcagcagcagtttcATCAGCACCTCCGTCAGCTACAGCAGCTGTTCCAGCAGCAGACACCGCCgcctccaccacctcctcctcctccaccgcCGCAGCCTCCACCGACGCATCATATCCCCCATCACCACGGGGGAGGCCG GCAGATGACTGTCCAGGCTCCAGCGCCTCCTCCGTCCCGCATGGTCAACCTCTGCTCCGCCACCCAGACCATCATCGCCCCTAATCCCATGCTGCAAGGCGCATTACTGATGCAGCAGATGCAAG GGGGCATGCGGAGCTTTGCCATGGGTGGACAGCAATTCCAGCAGTTTTTTACCGCGGGCTCAAGATCCTCCATTTTGGGTCCGGTTCCACTGGGGGTTGCTATTAAGACTCCACATATGGGATTTCCTCCACGACACTTCCACCCTCATGCTCGCTATTTCAACAAT GACTTTCATTCACGACAACcggacaggaagagagagaacgaaCACAGACCCGCGATCGGCCCCGACAGCCAGCTTGGGGCGAGCAGCAGCCGAG ATGAAACCACAGCAGTTGCAGACGTCAGCAGTCAGTCGTCCACGCAGCAGCCGGATGAGCCAGCTGCGAAGAAACCGAGAACAGCAGG GCCGAATGATCCGCTCGAGACCGAAGCCTCTCAGAGTACCGAGTATGAACGCACTTCTGAAGATCCTGATACTGCAG AAGAAGACGGGACAGTAGCCGGATCCGAGGCAGCCGAGGCACTGGAGCAAAGCCGGGCAGCTGAG CAGGGGGAAGGCCCAGAGTCTTCACTCAGAGACACCGATCAGCAGAGCGGTTCAAGCCAGTCGGAGCCTGCGGGATCGGTGACCGTAGCTGACGATAAAGACGACACCACCAGGAGCAGTGACGGGgctagaggaggaggaggaggaggagaaactGCTAGCAAATTCTGCTGCTATATCTGTAACATCACCTGCCACAACCAACAG aatTTCCAGAGCCATATGAATGGACTGGCCCACCAACAGAGGATGATGGAAATCCAGCACATGAGTAATGCCTGCCTCGTCACACTGCTGCCTCGCGTACAGGAGTCTCTGCAGGGGTCACGCAAAGACGG TGAGAAAAGACCAGGTCTGCAGAGGTGGTGTTCCATCTGCAAAATCCACTTCACTACTAATGTCATGGATCATTGTAAGACCAGGGAGCACAAG ATCTTTAGCCGTTCTTCGAGTCCCAGCTGTACTGTCTGTAAGCAGCAGTTCACCACGTCTAGAGAGTTCATCGAACACATGCAGTCTGCCGAGCACAAGCAGCGCACGGAGCAG GTGTTGAAAGAGACCGGGAAAGGGAACCTGGACGAATTCGGTTTGGAGGTGTACACCATGGGCACCGTTGAAGGCATGGACAGCGACGAGGACGAGAAGGCTGATGAAGAAAACGGACAG GAAGGGCTGCCTATACAGATGGAGGTCACTTTGGAAGATATGACTGAGGAGGAAGAGTTTGACTCCGACACTGTATACG GTTCCAACTTCGTAATTCCCGTGGCCGGGTTTCTGTGCCGGCTGTGTAACGAGTTCTATCACTACGAGGCATCAGCACGACACTCTCACTGCAAGACACGCCAACACTTTGAGAATCTAAAG AGATATAAAGCATTAAATATTCAGGAAGCTTCAGCTTTACAGACCTCAGAGTCAGACTGCACCTCAGAGGATCATCAAACCAAGGACACGGAGTCTCCTAGCAGTTCCTCTTTAAGTGACCCTGCTGTGAGCAACAGTAGACTAGTGTCCACTGGAGCAGCTACTGATCAGGGAAGCATTatcaccactaccaccaccaccaccaccaccaccaccagcaaaGGGagtaacagcagcagcagcattagCAGCGTGCCGCCTTCCCCTAACCAGCAGCCTGCTTCTGGATCTCCCACTCGGTCCAGAGAAACGGAGGAAGACGCAGTCACGGAAGAGCCAGATGAAGAGGACGATGTTCTCAGCGGCGTCCCTGAAGAGAAGACGAGCAGAGGGCGCGGTAGGACGCCCACCAAGAAAAGAGGGAGGGGAGGAAGACGACGCTGA
- the ciz1a gene encoding cdkn1a interacting zinc finger protein 1a isoform X3 produces the protein MFNPHHHHHQHQQQQQQQQQFHQHLRQLQQLFQQQTPPPPPPPPPPPPQPPPTHHIPHHHGGGRQMTVQAPAPPPSRMVNLCSATQTIIAPNPMLQGALLMQQMQGGMRSFAMGGQQFQQFFTAGSRSSILGPVPLGVAIKTPHMGFPPRHFHPHARYFNNDFHSRQPDRKRENEHRPAIGPDSQLGASSSRDETTAVADVSSQSSTQQPDEPAAKKPRTAGPNDPLETEASQSTEYERTSEDPDTAEDGTVAGSEAAEALEQSRAAEQGEGPESSLRDTDQQSGSSQSEPAGSVTVADDKDDTTRSSDGARGGGGGGETASKFCCYICNITCHNQQNFQSHMNGLAHQQRMMEIQHMSNACLVTLLPRVQESLQGSRKDGEKRPGLQRWCSICKIHFTTNVMDHCKTREHKIFSRSSSPSCTVCKQQFTTSREFIEHMQSAEHKQRTEQVLKETGKGNLDEFGLEVYTMGTVEGMDSDEDEKADEENGQQEGLPIQMEVTLEDMTEEEEFDSDTVYGSNFVIPVAGFLCRLCNEFYHYEASARHSHCKTRQHFENLKRYKALNIQEASALQTSESDCTSEDHQTKDTESPSSSSLSDPAVSNSRLVSTGAATDQGSIITTTTTTTTTTTSKGSNSSSSISSVPPSPNQQPASGSPTRSRETEEDAVTEEPDEEDDVLSGVPEEKTSRGRGRTPTKKRGRGGRRR, from the exons ATGTTCAACCcgcaccatcaccatcaccagcaccagcagcagcaacagcagcagcagcagtttcATCAGCACCTCCGTCAGCTACAGCAGCTGTTCCAGCAGCAGACACCGCCgcctccaccacctcctcctcctccaccgcCGCAGCCTCCACCGACGCATCATATCCCCCATCACCACGGGGGAGGCCG GCAGATGACTGTCCAGGCTCCAGCGCCTCCTCCGTCCCGCATGGTCAACCTCTGCTCCGCCACCCAGACCATCATCGCCCCTAATCCCATGCTGCAAGGCGCATTACTGATGCAGCAGATGCAAG GGGGCATGCGGAGCTTTGCCATGGGTGGACAGCAATTCCAGCAGTTTTTTACCGCGGGCTCAAGATCCTCCATTTTGGGTCCGGTTCCACTGGGGGTTGCTATTAAGACTCCACATATGGGATTTCCTCCACGACACTTCCACCCTCATGCTCGCTATTTCAACAAT GACTTTCATTCACGACAACcggacaggaagagagagaacgaaCACAGACCCGCGATCGGCCCCGACAGCCAGCTTGGGGCGAGCAGCAGCCGAG ATGAAACCACAGCAGTTGCAGACGTCAGCAGTCAGTCGTCCACGCAGCAGCCGGATGAGCCAGCTGCGAAGAAACCGAGAACAGCAGG GCCGAATGATCCGCTCGAGACCGAAGCCTCTCAGAGTACCGAGTATGAACGCACTTCTGAAGATCCTGATACTGCAG AAGACGGGACAGTAGCCGGATCCGAGGCAGCCGAGGCACTGGAGCAAAGCCGGGCAGCTGAG CAGGGGGAAGGCCCAGAGTCTTCACTCAGAGACACCGATCAGCAGAGCGGTTCAAGCCAGTCGGAGCCTGCGGGATCGGTGACCGTAGCTGACGATAAAGACGACACCACCAGGAGCAGTGACGGGgctagaggaggaggaggaggaggagaaactGCTAGCAAATTCTGCTGCTATATCTGTAACATCACCTGCCACAACCAACAG aatTTCCAGAGCCATATGAATGGACTGGCCCACCAACAGAGGATGATGGAAATCCAGCACATGAGTAATGCCTGCCTCGTCACACTGCTGCCTCGCGTACAGGAGTCTCTGCAGGGGTCACGCAAAGACGG TGAGAAAAGACCAGGTCTGCAGAGGTGGTGTTCCATCTGCAAAATCCACTTCACTACTAATGTCATGGATCATTGTAAGACCAGGGAGCACAAG ATCTTTAGCCGTTCTTCGAGTCCCAGCTGTACTGTCTGTAAGCAGCAGTTCACCACGTCTAGAGAGTTCATCGAACACATGCAGTCTGCCGAGCACAAGCAGCGCACGGAGCAG GTGTTGAAAGAGACCGGGAAAGGGAACCTGGACGAATTCGGTTTGGAGGTGTACACCATGGGCACCGTTGAAGGCATGGACAGCGACGAGGACGAGAAGGCTGATGAAGAAAACGGACAG CAGGAAGGGCTGCCTATACAGATGGAGGTCACTTTGGAAGATATGACTGAGGAGGAAGAGTTTGACTCCGACACTGTATACG GTTCCAACTTCGTAATTCCCGTGGCCGGGTTTCTGTGCCGGCTGTGTAACGAGTTCTATCACTACGAGGCATCAGCACGACACTCTCACTGCAAGACACGCCAACACTTTGAGAATCTAAAG AGATATAAAGCATTAAATATTCAGGAAGCTTCAGCTTTACAGACCTCAGAGTCAGACTGCACCTCAGAGGATCATCAAACCAAGGACACGGAGTCTCCTAGCAGTTCCTCTTTAAGTGACCCTGCTGTGAGCAACAGTAGACTAGTGTCCACTGGAGCAGCTACTGATCAGGGAAGCATTatcaccactaccaccaccaccaccaccaccaccaccagcaaaGGGagtaacagcagcagcagcattagCAGCGTGCCGCCTTCCCCTAACCAGCAGCCTGCTTCTGGATCTCCCACTCGGTCCAGAGAAACGGAGGAAGACGCAGTCACGGAAGAGCCAGATGAAGAGGACGATGTTCTCAGCGGCGTCCCTGAAGAGAAGACGAGCAGAGGGCGCGGTAGGACGCCCACCAAGAAAAGAGGGAGGGGAGGAAGACGACGCTGA
- the ciz1a gene encoding cdkn1a interacting zinc finger protein 1a isoform X1 yields the protein MFNPHHHHHQHQQQQQQQQQFHQHLRQLQQLFQQQTPPPPPPPPPPPPQPPPTHHIPHHHGGGRQMTVQAPAPPPSRMVNLCSATQTIIAPNPMLQGALLMQQMQGGMRSFAMGGQQFQQFFTAGSRSSILGPVPLGVAIKTPHMGFPPRHFHPHARYFNNDFHSRQPDRKRENEHRPAIGPDSQLGASSSRDETTAVADVSSQSSTQQPDEPAAKKPRTAGPNDPLETEASQSTEYERTSEDPDTAEEDGTVAGSEAAEALEQSRAAEQGEGPESSLRDTDQQSGSSQSEPAGSVTVADDKDDTTRSSDGARGGGGGGETASKFCCYICNITCHNQQNFQSHMNGLAHQQRMMEIQHMSNACLVTLLPRVQESLQGSRKDGEKRPGLQRWCSICKIHFTTNVMDHCKTREHKIFSRSSSPSCTVCKQQFTTSREFIEHMQSAEHKQRTEQVLKETGKGNLDEFGLEVYTMGTVEGMDSDEDEKADEENGQQEGLPIQMEVTLEDMTEEEEFDSDTVYGSNFVIPVAGFLCRLCNEFYHYEASARHSHCKTRQHFENLKRYKALNIQEASALQTSESDCTSEDHQTKDTESPSSSSLSDPAVSNSRLVSTGAATDQGSIITTTTTTTTTTTSKGSNSSSSISSVPPSPNQQPASGSPTRSRETEEDAVTEEPDEEDDVLSGVPEEKTSRGRGRTPTKKRGRGGRRR from the exons ATGTTCAACCcgcaccatcaccatcaccagcaccagcagcagcaacagcagcagcagcagtttcATCAGCACCTCCGTCAGCTACAGCAGCTGTTCCAGCAGCAGACACCGCCgcctccaccacctcctcctcctccaccgcCGCAGCCTCCACCGACGCATCATATCCCCCATCACCACGGGGGAGGCCG GCAGATGACTGTCCAGGCTCCAGCGCCTCCTCCGTCCCGCATGGTCAACCTCTGCTCCGCCACCCAGACCATCATCGCCCCTAATCCCATGCTGCAAGGCGCATTACTGATGCAGCAGATGCAAG GGGGCATGCGGAGCTTTGCCATGGGTGGACAGCAATTCCAGCAGTTTTTTACCGCGGGCTCAAGATCCTCCATTTTGGGTCCGGTTCCACTGGGGGTTGCTATTAAGACTCCACATATGGGATTTCCTCCACGACACTTCCACCCTCATGCTCGCTATTTCAACAAT GACTTTCATTCACGACAACcggacaggaagagagagaacgaaCACAGACCCGCGATCGGCCCCGACAGCCAGCTTGGGGCGAGCAGCAGCCGAG ATGAAACCACAGCAGTTGCAGACGTCAGCAGTCAGTCGTCCACGCAGCAGCCGGATGAGCCAGCTGCGAAGAAACCGAGAACAGCAGG GCCGAATGATCCGCTCGAGACCGAAGCCTCTCAGAGTACCGAGTATGAACGCACTTCTGAAGATCCTGATACTGCAG AAGAAGACGGGACAGTAGCCGGATCCGAGGCAGCCGAGGCACTGGAGCAAAGCCGGGCAGCTGAG CAGGGGGAAGGCCCAGAGTCTTCACTCAGAGACACCGATCAGCAGAGCGGTTCAAGCCAGTCGGAGCCTGCGGGATCGGTGACCGTAGCTGACGATAAAGACGACACCACCAGGAGCAGTGACGGGgctagaggaggaggaggaggaggagaaactGCTAGCAAATTCTGCTGCTATATCTGTAACATCACCTGCCACAACCAACAG aatTTCCAGAGCCATATGAATGGACTGGCCCACCAACAGAGGATGATGGAAATCCAGCACATGAGTAATGCCTGCCTCGTCACACTGCTGCCTCGCGTACAGGAGTCTCTGCAGGGGTCACGCAAAGACGG TGAGAAAAGACCAGGTCTGCAGAGGTGGTGTTCCATCTGCAAAATCCACTTCACTACTAATGTCATGGATCATTGTAAGACCAGGGAGCACAAG ATCTTTAGCCGTTCTTCGAGTCCCAGCTGTACTGTCTGTAAGCAGCAGTTCACCACGTCTAGAGAGTTCATCGAACACATGCAGTCTGCCGAGCACAAGCAGCGCACGGAGCAG GTGTTGAAAGAGACCGGGAAAGGGAACCTGGACGAATTCGGTTTGGAGGTGTACACCATGGGCACCGTTGAAGGCATGGACAGCGACGAGGACGAGAAGGCTGATGAAGAAAACGGACAG CAGGAAGGGCTGCCTATACAGATGGAGGTCACTTTGGAAGATATGACTGAGGAGGAAGAGTTTGACTCCGACACTGTATACG GTTCCAACTTCGTAATTCCCGTGGCCGGGTTTCTGTGCCGGCTGTGTAACGAGTTCTATCACTACGAGGCATCAGCACGACACTCTCACTGCAAGACACGCCAACACTTTGAGAATCTAAAG AGATATAAAGCATTAAATATTCAGGAAGCTTCAGCTTTACAGACCTCAGAGTCAGACTGCACCTCAGAGGATCATCAAACCAAGGACACGGAGTCTCCTAGCAGTTCCTCTTTAAGTGACCCTGCTGTGAGCAACAGTAGACTAGTGTCCACTGGAGCAGCTACTGATCAGGGAAGCATTatcaccactaccaccaccaccaccaccaccaccaccagcaaaGGGagtaacagcagcagcagcattagCAGCGTGCCGCCTTCCCCTAACCAGCAGCCTGCTTCTGGATCTCCCACTCGGTCCAGAGAAACGGAGGAAGACGCAGTCACGGAAGAGCCAGATGAAGAGGACGATGTTCTCAGCGGCGTCCCTGAAGAGAAGACGAGCAGAGGGCGCGGTAGGACGCCCACCAAGAAAAGAGGGAGGGGAGGAAGACGACGCTGA